From one Branchiostoma floridae strain S238N-H82 chromosome 3, Bfl_VNyyK, whole genome shotgun sequence genomic stretch:
- the LOC118412152 gene encoding uncharacterized protein LOC118412152 produces the protein MDAVILVALVLLTGLAVQSADLSCKTFEEIYPSGKELCEKMWGDGFVYETNLSVGFTMWFFEAENPNNKVAERLGWPSPVDDCHLQSLHKEAPGPEPDNFTECYPWRDYSCCHQDTVQKIKEAYGREWHWERCGALSSACNRFFVQLACLYECEPNAGFYRKFPDHVYNDSDPNHNKWQMEGMPIRADYCDSWFRACRYDLFCGSGSYSSCAREYTKVGNTGDNGGNAGLIAGVVVACVIVAVLIGTLGFFIFRERKGEPLFNKLEAE, from the exons ATGGATGCCGTCATCTTGGTCGCCTTAGTCCTGCTGACTGGACTAGCCGTTCAGTCCGCAGACCTTTCTTGTAAGACGTTCGAAGAAATCTATCCCAGCGGGAAGGAGCTGTGTGAGAAGATGTGGGGCGACGGCTTCGTGTACGAGACGAACCTCAGCGTGGGCTTCACCATGTGGTTCTTTGAAGCCGAGAATCCAAATAACAAAGTGGCTGAGAGGCTCGGATGGCCCTCACCGGTTGATGACTGTCACTTACAGTCCTTACATAAG GAAGCTCCAGGACCAGAACCAGACAACTTCACGGAGTGCTACCCTTGGAGGGACTACTCCTGCTGTCACCAGGACACCGTGCAGAAGATCAAGGAAGCGTACGGCAGGGAATGGCACTGGGAGCGGTGTGGTGCCCTCAGTTCTGCCTGTAATCGCTTCTTCGTGCAGCTGGCCTGTCTGTACGAATGTGAGCCGAACGCAG GTTTTTACCGGAAATTCCCGGACCACGTCTACAACGACTCGGATCCGAACCACAACAAGTGGCAGATGGAGGGAATGCCCATCCGCGCTGACTACTGTGACTCCTGGTTCAGAGCGTGTAGGTACGACCTATTCTGTGGGAGTGGGAGTTATAGTTCATGTGCCAGGGAGTACACCAAAGTTGGTAACACAGGGGATAACGGGGGAAACGCTGGGCTTATTGCAGGGGTGGTCGTGGCTTGTGTGATTGTGGCAGTGCTGATTGGGACTCTCGGTTTTTTCATTTTCCGAGAGAGAAAGGGGGAACCTTTGTTCAACAAACTGGAGGCCGAATAA